A genomic window from Gemmatimonadaceae bacterium includes:
- a CDS encoding HlyD family efflux transporter periplasmic adaptor subunit: MDIVRTPPKRTGKKAAMVAGAVALVLLTIAVARLDPAVPTVARAGVVIDSVRRGDVVREVRGPGSLVPEQIRWITAQASARVERLHVLSGADVTLGTMILELSNPDLQIQTMQAEQQVRQAEIELLNLTTNLRSAILTQEGLVASTRTQHVSAVQEAEAADSLVRRQLISEFELRNRRAAAEEMTTRLRVEQQRLELMRAAIDSQIAVQRGQVQQLRAIAANQQQRLRSLSVRAPETGVVQELNLQLGQWVPEGTTLAKVVKPGDLKAQLRIPESQAKDVAIGQGASVDTRNGIVRGRVSRKDPSAVGGSVLVDVQFTDPLPPGAVPDLSVDGTIQIQQLNNIIYTGRPAFGAASGTVSLFKLEPDGVHAVRVSVELGRSSVNTIEILRGLEPGDRVVLSDMTQYANVDRVRIK; this comes from the coding sequence ATGGACATCGTTCGCACTCCCCCCAAGCGGACTGGCAAGAAGGCGGCGATGGTCGCCGGCGCGGTCGCTTTGGTCCTCCTCACCATCGCCGTGGCGCGGCTGGACCCGGCCGTGCCGACCGTGGCACGGGCCGGCGTGGTCATCGACTCCGTGCGCCGCGGCGATGTGGTGCGCGAGGTGCGCGGCCCCGGCTCGCTGGTGCCCGAGCAGATCCGCTGGATCACCGCGCAGGCCTCCGCCCGCGTGGAGCGCCTGCACGTGCTCTCCGGTGCGGACGTGACGCTCGGGACGATGATCCTTGAACTCTCCAATCCCGACCTGCAGATCCAGACGATGCAGGCCGAGCAGCAGGTGCGGCAGGCCGAGATCGAACTGCTCAACCTCACGACGAACCTGCGCAGCGCCATCCTGACGCAGGAAGGCCTCGTCGCCAGCACGCGCACGCAGCACGTGAGCGCCGTGCAGGAGGCGGAGGCGGCCGACTCGTTGGTGCGGCGTCAACTGATCAGTGAGTTCGAGTTGCGCAACCGTCGCGCGGCCGCCGAGGAGATGACCACGCGGCTGCGGGTCGAGCAGCAGCGGCTCGAACTGATGCGCGCGGCGATCGACAGCCAGATCGCGGTGCAGCGCGGCCAGGTGCAGCAGTTGCGCGCCATCGCCGCCAACCAGCAGCAGCGCCTGCGCTCGCTGTCGGTGCGGGCACCGGAGACGGGCGTGGTGCAGGAGCTGAACCTCCAGTTGGGCCAATGGGTGCCCGAAGGCACGACGCTGGCCAAGGTGGTGAAGCCCGGCGACCTGAAGGCCCAGCTGCGCATCCCCGAGTCGCAGGCCAAGGACGTGGCCATCGGCCAGGGGGCGTCGGTGGACACGCGCAACGGCATCGTGCGGGGCCGCGTGTCGCGCAAGGACCCCTCGGCGGTGGGGGGCTCGGTGCTCGTGGACGTGCAGTTCACGGACCCGCTGCCGCCCGGTGCCGTGCCCGACCTCAGCGTGGACGGCACCATCCAGATCCAGCAACTGAACAACATCATCTATACCGGCCGTCCGGCCTTCGGCGCGGCCAGCGGGACCGTCAGCCTCTTCAAGTTGGAACCTGACGGCGTACACGCCGTACGCGTGTCGGTGGAGCTGGGCCGCAGTTCCGTGAATACGATCGAGATCCTGCGGGGCCTCGAGCCCGGCGACCGAGTGGTGCTGTCCGATATGACCCAGTACGCGAATGTGGATCGCGTACGCATCAAGTGA
- a CDS encoding alpha/beta fold hydrolase: protein MTAVPSDPVANLRLPASSSPRALERLALPPIPLDSGAMLTGATMAFHCDGVLGARRDSAVVVLHALTGSADAAGEWWRTQIGPGRALDTTRWAILAPNLLGSCYGSSGPATVERFPALTVRDQARAVAVWLERLGIAQVALLVGGSLGGMVALELVASFPGRVGHAAVFAAPMRLGAGAIAWSQVQRELLSAGGAQGLALARQVAMLSYRTGAGLDARFRRDRTRGGRFAVGEWLSAHGQRLAARMDPATYRFLLDVMDTHDLSSARGGAGERLRASGTRLTGIGIPGDRFCDASEVAAWVRAAGGRYREIDSAHGHDAFLIEHAQVSALLRDVLAEVHA, encoded by the coding sequence ATGACCGCCGTGCCCTCTGATCCTGTCGCCAACCTGCGACTGCCTGCCTCGTCGTCCCCGCGTGCGCTGGAACGGCTGGCGTTGCCGCCGATTCCGCTGGACAGCGGTGCGATGCTGACGGGGGCGACGATGGCGTTCCACTGCGACGGTGTGCTCGGTGCGCGTCGCGACAGCGCCGTCGTGGTCCTGCACGCCCTGACCGGTTCGGCGGATGCCGCGGGCGAGTGGTGGCGGACGCAGATCGGACCGGGCCGCGCCCTCGATACCACACGCTGGGCGATTCTCGCGCCGAACCTGCTCGGCTCGTGCTACGGCAGTTCCGGGCCGGCGACCGTGGAGCGCTTTCCGGCGCTCACGGTGCGCGACCAGGCGCGGGCGGTTGCCGTGTGGCTCGAGCGGCTCGGCATCGCGCAGGTTGCGCTGCTCGTCGGCGGATCGCTGGGCGGGATGGTGGCGCTGGAGCTCGTCGCCTCGTTCCCGGGGCGCGTCGGACACGCCGCGGTGTTCGCGGCGCCGATGCGACTGGGCGCGGGCGCGATCGCGTGGTCGCAGGTGCAGCGCGAGTTGCTGAGCGCCGGGGGCGCGCAGGGATTGGCGCTCGCGCGGCAGGTGGCGATGCTGTCGTACCGGACCGGGGCTGGGCTCGATGCGCGCTTCCGGCGCGACCGGACGCGGGGCGGGCGTTTCGCGGTGGGCGAGTGGCTGAGCGCGCACGGGCAGCGCCTGGCGGCGCGGATGGACCCGGCGACGTACCGCTTCCTCCTCGACGTGATGGACACGCACGATCTCAGCAGCGCCCGCGGCGGTGCGGGCGAACGGCTGCGCGCGTCCGGGACGCGTCTGACCGGCATTGGTATTCCCGGTGATCGCTTCTGCGACGCGAGCGAAGTGGCAGCGTGGGTGCGCGCGGCCGGCGGGCGGTACCGTGAGATCGACTCCGCGCACGGACACGATGCGTTCTTGATCGAGCACGCCCAGGTGAGCGCGTTGCTCCGGGACGTCCTCGCGGAGGTGCACGCGTGA
- a CDS encoding PDZ domain-containing protein, producing MRTLRTATLALIVCAAPLSAQEVPLLAAYDTAWHTIARTFYDTALVNGRWRSVADSIRGTLGTSPTEAQLRRAIRAMIAVPGQSHFALITSDAIPRAKGGTAADGPPGSAGVTVRLAGDTLIVWRVDPAGPAAGTGIRPGDAIERVDDNTVTMIRERLATAFPDNPREANGLLLQVFTAVLDGPAGSTVDVGTRRLDGTAANLTITRRAKSGRLQQYGNLPPMVIQATLDTTMVRAGSRDVAVPVIAFSGWFPVITADLDRFAFGARSAEAVIIDLRGNLGGVVGIIGGFAGHFSDSTWSLGSMRGRGATLRLAANPRRATSTGERVDVIRAPVAILIDPLTASSSEFFAAGMQALGRARVFGEASAGQSLPAAMKRLPNGDVLMHAIADHEDARGRRIEGIGVQPDTPTPLTRSGLAAGRDVALEAARRWLADTLSRR from the coding sequence ATGCGCACGCTCCGCACCGCCACGCTCGCGCTGATCGTCTGCGCCGCTCCGCTCTCCGCGCAAGAGGTTCCGCTCCTGGCGGCCTATGATACGGCTTGGCACACCATTGCGCGGACGTTCTACGACACCGCGCTCGTGAATGGCCGCTGGCGCAGCGTGGCCGATTCCATCCGCGGGACCTTGGGCACTTCGCCCACTGAAGCACAGTTGCGCCGCGCCATTCGCGCGATGATCGCGGTACCGGGCCAGTCGCACTTCGCGCTCATCACCAGCGATGCCATACCCCGCGCCAAGGGCGGTACGGCCGCAGACGGCCCACCAGGCAGCGCCGGAGTCACGGTGCGCCTTGCCGGCGACACACTGATCGTCTGGCGCGTGGACCCCGCAGGCCCCGCGGCCGGCACCGGCATCCGGCCAGGGGACGCCATCGAGCGCGTGGACGACAACACCGTGACGATGATTCGTGAACGCCTTGCTACGGCCTTCCCCGACAATCCGCGCGAAGCCAATGGCCTGCTGCTGCAGGTCTTCACCGCAGTGCTCGACGGACCCGCCGGCTCGACGGTGGATGTCGGCACCCGACGCCTCGATGGCACGGCGGCCAACCTCACGATCACGCGCCGAGCAAAGTCCGGGCGGCTGCAACAGTACGGCAACCTCCCACCGATGGTCATCCAGGCCACGCTCGACACCACGATGGTGCGGGCCGGCTCGCGCGATGTCGCCGTGCCGGTCATCGCCTTCAGCGGCTGGTTCCCGGTCATCACGGCCGACCTCGACCGCTTCGCCTTCGGCGCCCGCAGCGCCGAAGCGGTCATCATCGACCTCCGCGGCAACCTCGGCGGCGTTGTCGGCATCATCGGCGGGTTCGCTGGACACTTCTCGGACTCGACCTGGAGCTTGGGCTCGATGCGTGGCCGAGGGGCCACACTGCGGCTCGCCGCGAACCCGCGGCGCGCCACCTCGACTGGCGAACGCGTCGACGTGATCCGGGCCCCGGTCGCGATTCTCATCGATCCGCTGACCGCGAGCTCCTCCGAGTTCTTCGCCGCCGGAATGCAGGCGCTGGGCCGCGCCCGCGTCTTCGGCGAGGCCTCGGCCGGGCAGTCCCTGCCGGCCGCGATGAAGCGCCTGCCCAACGGCGACGTCCTGATGCACGCCATCGCCGACCACGAGGACGCCCGCGGTCGCCGAATCGAAGGCATCGGGGTACAACCCGACACTCCGACGCCACTCACCCGTAGTGGGCTGGCCGCCGGACGCGACGTCGCGCTCGAGGCGGCGCGCCGCTGGCTCGCCGATACGCTGTCCCGCCGCTAG
- a CDS encoding aminotransferase class I/II-fold pyridoxal phosphate-dependent enzyme produces the protein MPRPETLAIRTQHPTSASREHSVPLYLTSSFVFDDAEQARALFAEEREGPVYSRYSNPNSDEFVRKLVLLEAADDGIATASGMSAVYTAIASMVSAGDHIVAGRALFGSTHQLLTRVFPRWGVSHTYVDGGEAAVFTSALRPNTKLIFVETPSNPGLDLVDLAGLGALAQARGIPLVVDNSFSTPVLQRPLEYGASLVVHSATKFVDGQGRTLGGAVVGAKHLVAEARFLARHSGPALSPFNAWVLSKSLETLALRMERHSANALQLARWLETHPAVRRVRYPHLPSHPQFGLATRQMRWGGGVLTLEVANYDEARQLIDGLRLCSHSPNLGDVRTIVTHPASTTHSKLTEQERQSVGITPGLVRISVGLEHPDDVIADLATALRGVSLAGARQPRASAHRPPQAPRS, from the coding sequence ATGCCACGCCCTGAGACGCTCGCCATCCGCACGCAGCACCCGACCTCCGCCTCTCGCGAGCACTCGGTGCCGCTCTACCTCACGTCGAGCTTCGTGTTCGACGACGCCGAACAGGCGCGGGCGCTCTTCGCAGAAGAGCGCGAGGGGCCGGTGTACAGCCGGTACAGCAATCCGAACTCGGACGAGTTCGTCCGGAAGCTCGTGTTGCTCGAGGCGGCGGACGACGGGATCGCGACGGCATCCGGAATGAGCGCCGTGTACACGGCCATCGCGTCGATGGTGTCGGCGGGCGACCACATCGTGGCGGGGCGGGCGCTCTTCGGTTCGACGCACCAGTTGCTGACGCGCGTGTTCCCGCGATGGGGCGTGAGTCACACGTATGTGGACGGCGGCGAGGCAGCGGTGTTCACGTCAGCGTTGCGGCCGAACACCAAGCTCATCTTCGTCGAGACGCCGTCGAATCCGGGCCTCGACCTCGTCGACCTCGCGGGGCTCGGCGCCCTGGCGCAGGCGCGCGGCATCCCGTTGGTGGTGGATAACTCGTTCTCGACCCCCGTGCTGCAGCGTCCGCTCGAATACGGCGCGTCGCTGGTCGTGCATTCGGCGACCAAGTTCGTCGACGGCCAAGGGCGCACGCTCGGCGGCGCAGTGGTCGGCGCGAAACACTTGGTGGCGGAGGCACGGTTTCTCGCGCGGCACTCCGGTCCCGCGCTGAGCCCATTCAATGCCTGGGTGCTGAGCAAGAGTCTGGAGACGCTGGCCCTCCGGATGGAGCGGCATTCGGCCAACGCGCTGCAGCTGGCGCGATGGTTGGAGACCCATCCGGCCGTGCGGCGGGTGCGGTACCCGCACTTGCCCTCGCATCCGCAGTTCGGGTTGGCGACACGACAGATGCGATGGGGGGGTGGCGTGCTGACGCTCGAGGTGGCGAACTACGACGAGGCGCGCCAGCTGATTGACGGACTCCGGCTGTGCTCTCACTCCCCGAACCTTGGCGACGTGCGGACCATCGTCACGCATCCGGCCTCGACCACACATTCGAAGCTCACGGAGCAGGAGCGGCAATCGGTGGGGATCACACCTGGATTGGTCCGGATCTCGGTCGGGCTGGAGCACCCGGACGACGTGATCGCTGACCTCGCAACTGCCTTGCGCGGCGTCAGCCTGGCTGGCGCCCGTCAGCCGCGAGCATCTGCGCACAGGCCTCCGCAAGCTCCACGATCGTAA
- a CDS encoding DUF885 family protein, which translates to MRLLSAASLTATLLLPFALGAQAQRLAPPAPSAQSELRDTVALFISDRGALLRRWTVPYSPARAARLTAFYTEWRTRLTRMDFDRLSQEGKIDYLLLDNRLRQELDQLRRDERLAAEMRPLVPFGEVVAGFEEARRRFETPDGQVAGRALSTLAKQLDSLTRAVRARAPQSAQIPRAERIVGLRSLDYLNDLQTQLRNWHRFSAGYDPQFSWWTADPFRRVTEGITGYQRAIREVIVGQRQGEEEPIIGDPIGAAGVTADLAFEMIAYTPQELLALAEKEFAWIEAEQRRASREMGHGDDWRAALEAVKQAFVPPGQQPAMVRDLARSAVKFITDRDLVTVPPLADEVWRMEMMPPRQQLVSPFFLGGEIIQVAYPTDSMQHDDKLMAMRGNNPHFSLATVHHELIPGHHLQGFMTQRHNPHRQAFSTPFWGEGWALWWEMLLWDNQFAPTPQDRMGMLFWRSHRAARIIFSLRFHLGTMTPQEAVDFLVNRVGHERANAEAEVRRSFNGTYSPMYQAAYMLGGLQFRALHTELVASGRMTNKEFHDAILQGGRMPVEMVRARMLNLPLTREWKPSWRFYQ; encoded by the coding sequence ATGCGCCTGCTCTCCGCTGCGTCGCTCACTGCCACGCTCCTGTTGCCATTTGCCCTCGGGGCGCAGGCGCAACGCCTGGCACCGCCCGCGCCCTCGGCGCAGAGCGAGCTGCGTGATACGGTCGCGCTGTTCATCTCCGACCGCGGGGCGTTGCTGCGGCGCTGGACGGTGCCGTACTCACCGGCGCGTGCGGCGCGCCTCACGGCGTTCTACACCGAGTGGCGCACACGGCTCACGCGGATGGACTTCGACCGGCTCTCGCAGGAGGGCAAGATCGACTACCTCCTGCTGGACAACCGCTTGCGGCAGGAACTTGACCAGTTGCGTCGCGACGAGCGGCTCGCCGCCGAGATGCGTCCGCTGGTGCCTTTTGGCGAGGTGGTCGCCGGATTCGAAGAAGCGCGGCGCCGCTTCGAGACACCTGACGGCCAAGTGGCTGGCCGTGCGCTCAGTACCCTCGCCAAGCAACTCGACTCGCTGACGCGCGCCGTGCGCGCCAGGGCCCCGCAGAGCGCGCAGATCCCGCGGGCCGAGCGCATCGTGGGCCTGCGCTCGCTCGACTACCTGAACGACCTGCAGACGCAACTGCGCAACTGGCATCGGTTCTCGGCGGGCTACGACCCGCAGTTCTCCTGGTGGACGGCCGATCCCTTCCGGCGCGTCACGGAGGGCATCACCGGCTATCAGCGCGCCATCCGCGAGGTCATCGTCGGCCAGCGGCAAGGCGAGGAAGAGCCGATCATCGGTGATCCCATCGGCGCCGCAGGCGTGACCGCGGACCTCGCGTTCGAGATGATCGCGTACACGCCGCAGGAGCTGCTGGCGCTGGCCGAGAAGGAGTTCGCGTGGATCGAGGCCGAGCAGCGCAGGGCCTCGCGCGAGATGGGCCACGGCGACGACTGGCGCGCGGCGCTGGAAGCGGTGAAGCAGGCCTTCGTGCCGCCGGGGCAGCAGCCGGCGATGGTCCGCGACCTCGCGCGCTCGGCGGTGAAGTTCATCACCGACCGCGACCTCGTCACCGTCCCGCCGCTAGCCGACGAAGTGTGGCGGATGGAGATGATGCCGCCGCGCCAGCAGCTGGTGTCGCCGTTCTTCCTCGGCGGCGAGATCATCCAGGTGGCGTACCCCACCGACTCGATGCAGCACGACGACAAGCTGATGGCGATGCGCGGCAACAATCCGCACTTCTCGCTCGCCACGGTGCACCACGAGCTGATCCCGGGGCACCACCTGCAGGGCTTTATGACGCAGCGGCACAACCCGCACCGGCAGGCCTTCAGCACGCCGTTCTGGGGCGAGGGCTGGGCGCTGTGGTGGGAGATGCTGCTGTGGGACAACCAGTTCGCGCCGACGCCGCAGGACCGGATGGGAATGCTCTTCTGGCGCTCGCATCGCGCGGCGCGGATCATCTTTTCGCTGCGCTTCCACCTCGGCACGATGACGCCGCAGGAGGCGGTGGACTTCCTGGTGAACCGGGTGGGCCACGAGCGCGCCAATGCCGAGGCCGAGGTGCGGCGCTCCTTCAACGGCACGTACTCCCCGATGTACCAGGCGGCCTATATGCTCGGCGGCCTGCAGTTCCGCGCGCTGCACACGGAGCTCGTGGCCAGCGGCCGGATGACCAACAAGGAGTTCCACGACGCCATCCTGCAGGGCGGACGGATGCCGGTGGAGATGGTGCGGGCGCGGATGCTCAACCTGCCGCTTACGCGGGAGTGGAAACCGAGCTGGCGCTTCTACCAGTAG
- a CDS encoding ABC transporter ATP-binding protein, giving the protein MTTLIRMQGIQKVFHTDEVETHALADINFEIQKGEYVAISGPSGCGKTTLLSILGLLDAPSAGRYELAGHAVETLAAADRARVRNRQIGFIFQAFNLIGDLTVAENVELPLTYREDMSASERRDRVARALERVGMSHRAKHFPAQLSGGQQQRVAVARAVAGDPAILLADEPTGNLDSKNGEAVMALLQELHQQGSTICMVTHDHRYAQHASREVHLFDGKVVQAPELSVA; this is encoded by the coding sequence ATGACGACGCTGATCCGTATGCAGGGCATCCAGAAGGTGTTCCATACCGACGAGGTCGAGACGCACGCCCTCGCCGATATCAACTTCGAGATCCAGAAGGGCGAGTACGTCGCCATCTCCGGCCCCTCGGGCTGCGGCAAGACGACGTTGCTCTCGATCCTCGGGCTGCTCGACGCCCCGAGCGCCGGCCGCTACGAGCTGGCCGGCCACGCCGTGGAGACGCTGGCTGCCGCCGACCGCGCGCGGGTCCGCAACCGCCAGATCGGCTTCATCTTCCAGGCCTTCAACCTGATCGGCGACCTGACGGTGGCCGAGAACGTCGAACTGCCGCTGACCTACCGCGAGGATATGAGCGCCAGCGAGCGCCGTGACCGCGTGGCCCGCGCGCTGGAGCGCGTGGGGATGAGCCACCGGGCCAAGCACTTCCCGGCGCAACTCTCCGGCGGTCAGCAGCAGCGTGTGGCCGTGGCGCGCGCCGTGGCGGGTGACCCGGCCATCCTGCTCGCCGACGAGCCGACGGGTAACCTCGACTCCAAGAACGGCGAGGCCGTGATGGCGTTGCTGCAGGAGCTGCACCAGCAGGGCAGCACCATCTGTATGGTGACGCACGACCACCGCTACGCACAGCACGCCTCGCGTGAGGTGCACCTGTTTGACGGCAAGGTGGTGCAGGCGCCGGAACTCAGCGTGGCGTGA
- a CDS encoding cytochrome c — protein sequence MRVSLLRWSPVFLMLLAACGGSTATTSAAGAAPQAARVPSPELLASIARGDSLFNAGSCQRCHGQKGVGAQNGPSLIEGQWLHVDGSQVDIARVITAGIAREAFKVPERPFAMRPRGGPMNLTDEQVQDVAAYVVSISRGKTAR from the coding sequence ATGCGCGTGTCGCTTCTGCGGTGGTCCCCCGTGTTCCTGATGCTATTGGCTGCCTGCGGTGGCAGCACGGCGACAACCTCGGCGGCGGGGGCGGCGCCACAGGCGGCGCGAGTGCCGAGCCCGGAGCTGCTGGCCTCGATTGCCCGCGGGGACTCGCTGTTCAACGCCGGTAGCTGCCAGCGCTGCCACGGCCAGAAGGGCGTGGGTGCGCAGAACGGCCCGTCGTTGATCGAGGGGCAGTGGCTGCACGTGGACGGCAGCCAGGTGGACATCGCCCGCGTCATCACGGCGGGCATCGCCCGCGAAGCCTTCAAGGTGCCGGAGCGGCCGTTCGCGATGCGGCCCCGCGGCGGGCCGATGAACCTCACGGACGAGCAGGTGCAGGACGTCGCCGCGTACGTCGTCTCCATCTCGCGCGGCAAGACCGCGCGCTGA
- a CDS encoding homoserine dehydrogenase, whose translation MSRVISVALAGCGTVGAALLDLLDRHGPEIARRTGVTYGLTRVLVRDLRRPRALRLDRALLTDDADEFLATPADVVVEAIGGTTTAGTLARGALRRGRRLVTANKALLRVEGPALAALAQRHRSAGAALDFEAAVGGGVPIVRLLRDSLAGQGLHRIRGVLNGTTNFILSRVERGASFNDALRAAQQSGFAESDPTRDLDGTDAADKIAVLAWLGFGVDPSTIAVRTHGIGAELGAQAREAARRGRAIRLVATAVRVGDGVHCSVAPRVVPRGHPFAQVRDEQNLIQLESESTGTLTVAGAGAGGPATASALLADILRHGTSNATP comes from the coding sequence GTGAGCCGCGTCATCTCGGTTGCCCTCGCCGGCTGTGGAACCGTCGGCGCCGCACTGCTGGACTTGCTTGACCGCCACGGACCGGAGATCGCGCGCCGGACCGGCGTCACATACGGCCTGACGCGCGTGCTGGTCCGTGACCTGCGTCGCCCCCGTGCCCTGCGGCTGGACCGCGCGTTGCTCACGGACGATGCGGACGAGTTCCTCGCGACGCCCGCCGACGTCGTCGTGGAGGCAATCGGAGGCACGACGACGGCGGGGACGCTGGCGCGCGGCGCCCTGCGACGCGGCCGACGGCTTGTGACGGCCAACAAGGCGCTGCTGCGCGTCGAGGGACCGGCGCTGGCGGCGCTGGCGCAGCGACACCGTAGCGCCGGCGCGGCCCTCGACTTCGAGGCGGCCGTCGGCGGCGGCGTCCCCATCGTGCGTCTGCTTCGCGATTCGCTTGCGGGGCAAGGGCTGCACCGGATTCGCGGCGTGCTGAACGGCACGACGAACTTCATCTTGTCACGGGTCGAGCGCGGCGCGTCGTTCAACGACGCCCTGCGCGCCGCACAGCAGTCCGGATTTGCCGAGTCGGACCCCACGCGTGACCTCGACGGCACCGATGCGGCCGACAAGATCGCCGTGCTCGCCTGGCTCGGCTTCGGCGTGGACCCCTCGACGATTGCGGTGCGCACGCACGGGATCGGCGCGGAGCTCGGGGCGCAGGCGCGCGAGGCGGCACGGCGCGGTCGGGCCATCCGTCTGGTGGCGACTGCCGTGCGCGTCGGCGACGGCGTCCACTGCAGCGTCGCACCGCGCGTCGTGCCACGCGGCCACCCGTTCGCGCAGGTGCGCGACGAGCAGAACCTCATTCAACTCGAGAGCGAGAGTACGGGCACGCTCACGGTCGCCGGCGCCGGTGCCGGTGGCCCGGCCACGGCGTCCGCCCTGCTCGCCGACATCCTCCGTCACGGAACTTCGAATGCCACGCCCTGA